CGGGCCGCCCAGGAGCGTCGCGCCTTCTTGGATGTCCAGAACGACGCCGGATTTGAGGCGGATCGTGGCGGTCAGGTACGTGCGCCACGGAGGGAAGGTGACGTGGCAGGGGGAGAGGGCGGGGCAGCTGTCGATGGCAGATTGGATGGCGGAGGTGTCGTAATGGACGCCGTCTCCGGTGGCGCCGAAGTCGACGACGGAGATGGTGGTGGCGGAGAGGGTGTGAGGGAGTTCGATGATGGGTGACGTGGCGGGATTGGATTGGAGGGGAGGAAgtaggaagaggaagaagaggagtGGGACTGTGATTGATTGGATGAGggatggaggaggaggagatggaACAGCCATTTGGAATTGGCCtgcttttttgggtttctggAGTCAAAATTTACTCTGTTTGATTTTATACTGCAATGCAATGAAACAAATGCAAAATTTTAAGGAGGGTAtattcaattttgattttaaatgattttagaAGAGTTATAAAGTTGATAGAGattaattgaatttaattgagtTTAATGGTGTGTTTGGATAAAGGAAAtaaacttgggattttgacaaaagtcagaatttctaaattgacaTGAACCAATTTTCGTGTTTGgataaaaaaacatagaaatttaaaaattccgGGTGAGAAAAAACATGGAATTTGGAGATCATAAATCCTAATTTTAAATTCTATCTAAAAGTCttcatttctaaaatttcaagagatattgagtttttaaaaaaagataactttACAAATAAAGGTTAAATTCCGTGTTTTAAATCCGTCACCCAAACAATAAACTTTATAAATTCtagaatattaatttccatCATTTTAAATTCCGTCATTTATGAAACCctttgtacttttaaatttcatcaTCCAAACACACTGTAACTGAATTCTACAAACTGTGCGTACATTTTCACTGAATTAGTGTATAGATTTTAACTGAGTTTGTTATagttttattattgattttaatggAGTTTATAGCACTCAAAAAACAAAGGATTTAGTGGGTGATGACAGTGGTGGTGATGGCGATGGCGGTTTGTGGGTGATGGTGGGGGAGGTAATGGTGGAGAAGGTGGGGGTGGTAGTGGCAATGGCGACGGCAACAGTGgcgatgatggtgatggtgctAGCAGTGGTGGTGACGGTGGGGGTGATGGTGGGGCTAATAGTGGGGgttggtgatggtggtggaggtaGGGGTAAGGGTAAGGGTGGTGATGATTGCGGTGATGGTGCTGGGAGTGGCGGGAATGtcggtggtggtggtggcagtgGCGATGACAATGACTTTGGTTGTGGTGGGGGTGATGGCAGTGGTGATATTTATGATAAGACGGTGGTAGTAAAAGTGGTGAAATCATATtttgataataaaaataatatgtcTATCAAAATCTCTAGGGGAAACAAAGATTTTTCTTGGCCTAAAGTTAGTCTATAATCAAACGAAATCCTCCACTTTTTGTATTTCCTTTAAAATCAATGAGTTTTTTAATACACCCAAACTTTTATGAAGTTTTTTAAAGTTGTGATTGAATACATCcaattttgaatgaagtttaaaaaatatgaattgtATAAACTTCTATAAAATCGTGATTGAATACACCTGcactttttaactttttaaattcttttaaaatctaaattgaatatACCCCATTTGGGAAACTCCCCCTTCTATAATTCTCCTTGGATTCACTTTAGGTAGTAGGGTTTAGTATGGATTTATCAACCCTTTTTTTAACATGATATATACTCTAATTGAAGGGAAATCGAACTTAGGTGCAAGAAAATGTGCACAGTATTCTAATCAACTTACCAACCTcacattttcaatttattacaAATTATTGATAGTGTATTATAAAGAATTCGTTGgaattcaaaataatttggaGCTAATGAAATAGGTCAATAGCATATGTTAATTAGATCAATTAGTCAAATCAGTGTGTCTATCCCTTACATCCCAGTTTGAGCCTCCTCCCACATTAGACTAATGTGCCAATCTAATTTTTATGGCATTATTGAATCTAATTTGATACATTGAAAACGCTTTgtagaaataaaaacatacatTTATATTTAGCTACATTACATCTTTTGGGAAACTACATCAAATGACTCTAGACCAGAAATCTACATAGATCCATCTATTTTGTCCATTTGGCTTCCTTGGAATCTCAATACCATCCTCTTGGGTTGCgtacttttcttcttttacaaAAAAGGGCGAACAAAACTAGCATTACTCTAGCTCTGGGTCTAGAAACcctgaaaaagtatttaaataGTGGATTCCCATTGGAAACAAAAGGGATCTCAAAAACTTGGATCTCCCAAACTCATTTGGGTGCCCATTGCAGCATGTCTGTCAACAACACAATTACTTTCCCTATAACTGTTATAGAATAGAACAAGTGCATAAGGGCAATCTGCAACTGCTAATCAAAGGCCCGAGTTGGGCACATGGATTATGTTAGCGTTAGTCGCGCAAGGCGTGCGGCCTTGGCACAGCTGTTAATGATTGCAGATCCTATAGCGAAGATCCAGCGGCTGTGATAGCATCATCGCATGCCCATGCGTTCCTTAAGCTAGCACAGCTCATTCCACATTCTGTAATCGGTACAGGAATTATGAAAGAGTAAGGAAGCACTTTCAGAACCATATTAAGCTTTGTTTCAGCCCTTGTTACgtcttaaaaagaaaaaaaagtgcaGAGAACTTGATGGTGCATACACTGAGACTGAACAAAGAAGTCTTCCAATAACAGTTGTTAAGCAATGGTTCATTCAATGATTTTGCAATAGGAACCAatcaaaaagttcaaaaaataAGTATTAGATTGAATGACCCTCAAagttagtatatatatatatatatatatatatatatatatatatttcataagGATAACATACCAAACCTATTTCCCTCTCTAGACACAGGGAAATCAGGATTCATAACTGACCCTGAAAAATAGAAACGCGCCATGAATACCGAGGCATTTCCTCTACTTCCTGCTAATTGCTAAAATACTATACTTGATATATACACTTCTACCAGTAGAACTTAATTACGTCGTCTTCACATCTCCATCTTCAAATGACTTGTCTGCAGAGTTGCTGCACAACAATAATGAAATGAAGAAGTTAAATCTCATTATTCCATGTTACTTTTCTgctaagaaaagaaacaaattgcACCTCATGTATATTTTTCATCAACAATATGACTGCTTCGAGTGTGAGGATAGCACACTATATCAAATTCTTGTATCAATTGAAAAGTTGGCCTGAAATGAGATATGAAAAGCACTCTGCCAATGGCAAAGGGTTTTGGAGACACATGAGGAGATGCGTGAACAATAAGACTCATATCGGTCTACCTGAATTTGCTGAAGAATCGCAACTGATAAGGGAGGTCTCTGGAGTAATGAAAGTATGAGTTTCTTCTTCCCTCCCCCAACCAGGCTGATGAGTATCGAAGTGCCATTGCTGATGATACGGTTGCCTGTTTCCATTAATTGGGACTTCTGGCCACATCAGAGTTGTAACCATATTGGCGAAGTTAGCTTCCATTAGAGATCCACTCTGAAAGTTGTGGAGGATAGCCAAATATATCagtaagagcatctccaagggagatgtcaaataccaaacatcaaatttaaatttgatggttgatgtggcaatttgacattCACACAGTTTTACAATCCACCCGATatgtcaaataaataattattgtcacaatcaaatcatttaagataaagaagaaaaaaaggaaaaaaggaaaacaataaatgaaagtaacaGCCAActatcttttaaaaataataaaatattcatctGACATCTTGTTTTtgggatgtcaaaaataacatctcaacctccagccttcattccacatcagctttgacacatcggttggagtgatgtgagatgttatttCTAGCCGTTAAATGTCTATGTGGCACTTTTGACACATcggttggagatgctctaataTGCAATCAATATGACACTAACTTAAGGGTCGAACTTGCTCCATGAAGTAGTGTAGCCTATCAATTACCACAATTCCACTtcaaacaaagagaaaaagaagaaggaaaaaaaaactcattcaTGGAACCCCAATTGCAGTGGTCCCACTAAATGTAAACAACCTTTAGATTGCCGGTTGCTGATTGTAACTGACAATTATCTATCATAATCTAAAAACCAttcgaaataaataaataaaagtagcCAGGTAGTAGACAGAAATAGGGGCCTCCAAAACTCATCCACTGGCCTGACATTTGATCGCTGAATAGCGTCATTTAATATTTGGCTAGCAGTCTTTAATGATGCAAACCCAAAAACAGCATAAAACTGTTTGCTAATCTACACTGCCATTGTTAAGTAATATGATTAATGGTCAAACCATGAAGCGACTAACAAGTCTAATATTTTTGCACAACTTGCAAATGATGGCAACAGGCCCCTAAGCAGCCAGGTATGCATCCACACCCCCGAAAATAATATTGTACCACTGATAAAACACGAGGACGCCTCAGTAGCTTctcaatttcaaaatagaaTAGTATTTAAAGGAGCTGTGTGATACTTACTTCAGCAGCCAATATACTATCAAGGTTGAAATCAATTCTTGGGTTGACTGCCGCAAGTCTCATTGATAAGAACtgaaacaaatgaaattttaccAGAATCAGAACATGAAAGATAGTTAGAAATAACCAGTATGATAACTTCATTCCCTAGGATTGCTTGACTTCTCTCTGGCTTTGTAACTAAAAGAGGGGGATAACTAAAGCATCTAAAAGTAGCTAAAACCAAAATGGATGTATGCATGGACAGGATGAAGAGTCTAGATCCATAATGATGGAGAACTACTTGGCAAATAATTTCAGACTTTCAGGGGGTAAAACTTTCTTAGACCTTTGGCAAATGGAAATGCTATACTGGGAAAAAAGCACTGAAACAAATCAGATAGTCCCAATTttacatgaatttttttaagctAGGGATTTTAGAGGACATATCCAACTGTTAAATCACATATCCCTGGATACATTTCCACTAGCCCGCGTACGGTGAAGAAGAACCCATCAGTTAGTTGAAGCTTTATTCAAAGGAACAAAGGAATAAAGGATTCTCCGACCAAATTCTTCAAGTCATGCCTTTTCATTTCAGTGCTAAAACTATTACTTAAGATGTATGAGATGTGCAACAGGTCTGACCTCAACTTGATGTTGTAGGGACTGCACgtgattgatgatttcatcCAGAACCAGTGCCGTGCCTGAAATCTGCAAAGCAAAATTGTTTTAGGTAGTGATTCTGGAAGTGGTAAGAGTGATATTTATAAGAAGATGCACGCAAATATTCAAATGATTCAAGGTATTCGTTAAAGaacatttaacagaaaaagtttgCTCAACATATTCAACCCAACAAGATGGAACGAATTCTGTAAATGGGAGAGCCCTCTCATGATTGAAATATCAACTCCTCATGTAAAATTTAAACCCATAAAGAAAAGTTGGATatctattattttctttgttatatTTATTGTAAGGAGAATTTACAGATCTGACCAAACTTAGATAGCGCATAACAAGAGTAAATagttttttataattaaaaaaaaaatgtcagaTATCTAAGAAACAGTACAATCAGAATCTCAAACCAATATCCAGTGATAGATTCACATTTCCCATTTTTCAAAAGCATTGTCATCGTGTCAGTTTAAACTACCAAAGAATTTGCATGAACAATGGGATGAAGTGAGGATTGACATTTGAaacttgaatattttgatagcAAGATGCAGACGCAATTAGCGGTCGTAAATATGGATGCATGTCAagaacaatcaatcaaaaataCACACTTTATAAGAAACATTTGACCTTTCAGCAAAGTAAATATCAAGATGGGGTTAACTATACTGATCTTAGGCCTCcatcaataaaattttatcaCTATCCCTCAGCTTCCAGCAGAGTACAGCTCAATGGATCCATTGCAATGTGATTTTCTTTAATTGAATTAGAAAGCTGGTAGCAATTAAgtccagtttttttttttttttttttaattcattcaACCTACGTCCCAAGAAAGGGTAATTTGCAGATTTTTCTTCTAACAATTTTCTCCTGGACTCTCTGAGGTCATTTCACAGACTATCCCAGAAAGGCCCAAAAAACTTGCCATCAGCATGAAGGAATCTTGGGAAACTTAGATCTCTGGTTAAGCTCAATCAAGTGAAATTGCTAGTGGACTCTCACATCAATACACATACATCATGCTCCACGCAGTTAGGTGAGGGCAGTTTGTTAAAGGaggttttcttttgtcttcctTTTTCCGTCATCCAAGTAAGGATGGATACCAAACTCGTTAGAGATTGATAGTACTATGCGCCCTCAGAAGAGGGTTTAACATTTAACTTGTGCCTGGCCCACCGTGGCTGATGGGAGATGCCGGTGGGATGGGATGGGACCCACAAATACCTAAATCTGTAATTCTATTCTACATGCCCACTATCTTATGTGGGTCTCTCTGCCCCCAAGCCAAGCACCACAACCTCAGTCCAGCTAGCTTTACCCCATGACAATGTCTTTCCATATGAGGGTATATCCGTCATTTAAAACAATACTCAgctattttataattaatagaTATCTCCTTAGTCTAATTTGGAAATACAGCAAATATGGCCATGGCAGTGAGCCTGCGCGATAACTCAAGTTTGAATATTGTTCCATGTAAATTAGTTCGAATCTCGTTCCcgtaaattagattaatttagagtaaattttgtttatataaacctaaaaataaaaaatttggaaatacAATTGtcatttgacaaaaaaaaagtacaaattatttctaaaagaaattgcctgataaaattaaaagaaattattttttgtgcagaaattaaataaaaatctagATGACAAAATTAACCCTTAAAAAGGACTCCTCACCAAACCCAGTACAACCCCACTACCACCTTTCCTTTTTCCCAATTGTCCTCCAActtattgaagaagaaaaaaaaagttttattcattaaaaaaattaaactgcAGTGAAATTACGGAAATACCACTGGCACAAGCCAGCAAGCCCTTTTCTTGGTCGAAAAGCAAAGCACTTTTGTGAAAAAGTTGACGAGGACAAAACCGTTATTAAAGAACATAATCCGAAAACATGATTGCACTTTTTTAAGAGACAATAGAGACATAAATTCAATTATATAATCCCCAAAATCTAAATCAACCAATTAATCCAAAGATTAAGATCTCACAAAATTTAATCAAACCTTATTGCATCCTGGGACCAGCTCCTGCAGCAGCTTCATCCTCGCATtaatcttctctctcctcgcctgcaaaatcccaacaaaaaataattttaaaaaagtacAAGTGATGTTGAATTTCTTAATTAGcagaaaatatttaattatgggTTTAAGTTTAATCAAAGACATTACTCGCTCTGCTAAGCTATGGTTGTCTGTGGCTTGCCCACGCCGAGCACGAACATGAACATAGGGAACCTTGTTGGCGTCTTCTTTGATTTCGCTCTTGCTCTTCTTCGTCGAGACCTTAACCTGAATTTCACAGAGTGAGGGATTGAATTCAGTTCGTGTTTCACTatgaaaattcaacaaaatcaCGAAAAGGGGAAAAAGTAAACCCTAGAAACCCTAATGATCGGACTAGTACCTTCTTCTCTCGCTCCTTTCTCTTCGCCGAGGACCTCTGGTTGTTCTTGGTCGCGTCAAGCGTCAGCTGGGATGAGTTCGGGTTCGAATCGGTCTCGACCGGCTCGGTCTTCACCTTCTCCAAATCCGCGCCGGAGTTGGACGGTATGGAGCTTGTCTCCGGGGAGCCCTCTCCGGCAAAGATCGAGAACTTGGCGGCGCGTTCGATTAAGGCGGGGTTTGTAGGGAAGGTGAGGCTGGAATTGAAAGGGTGTTGGACGCGCGCCTCTCCGGAGATGGCCACCGGAGTCGGAGTAGAGTTGGCCTCCGGCGAGAGGTGGAGGAGCTCCATGGCTTGAGTCGGCGGAAGTTCTAGAAGCGCCGTGAAGGAGCTGGTGTTCTCCGGTGGCACGGCCATGAGTCGGTGGATTTCTTCTCGGAATTGGAGGGACTCGAACTCGGGTCCTGGTAAAATGGATCCGGGTACGGTTGCTCCGGTTGGGTCCATGGGTTGCTGGGAAATTGGGCGGCAAATTGAACCAAAACAGAGCTCAATTCTGAActaatttctcaaaattctGAGCTCAAACAAAGAGTGGTTGTGTTAATTAAGCAAAACACAGTAACTGGATTAAGGTTTTGAAACGAACTGTGCAATTTCGAGAGCGAAATgagtgagaaagagagagaagagggaacAGGAAGCAAATGTGGGCAAAATGGCCAAATGGATAGaaatatatagagagagagatagctATGGCGGTCAAAATGTTTCTGTGTTtgtctctgagagagagagagagagagagagagagagagagagagagagagtgagtgagtgtTGGTTTTATGAAGAGAGATTACTTCTCAACCATTTGAAGTATAGAGAAAGCAACTTCGCTTGTTTTGGGCGTCCTGTTTAATTATACGGGTATTTGTTACCTCCATTTGTACAGTTCGTCGAGAGCTGAGTTGAggtgagagagggagagagggagggagagagaggtaAAAGGAGGAAATGAACAATGGGGACCACCACCCTATGGCAAACGCTgcatccattttttttttcctttttcgttttttttaaagtttaaccttttaactatttttttctctcttttgcacttttaattgatattgtacatgcatttcattttcatctaACATCTTCTTGTTAATAGAAAGGTCTTGCTGGTCACGGAGACCAGTGCCAGTGACGATTCACTTGATTCACGGTGTGTTTGGTGTCTAGAATTGAATTAGATTGAAAGAAGAAATGGAGACGAACTTTACGGAGAAAATTTGGAAGTTGGCatccaaatttgaaaacttATCATTCTTTCATGACTAAGTCATCATCTACTTTTAATTTGAACAGAATTTAGAAGTTGGCATCCTTTATTTCTTACTTCAGTATACTTTGAATCTAGCGAGCTATCCAACATATATCTCATGATTATTCATATTCTTGTCAAATGTAATATTTGAAAGAATATTGTGTGTTAGTCAGTCACCTAATTTAGTAAATGAAGGTTAATATCTTACGCATATTACAacgaaaacaaagaaaattaaaccaaTGATGATACTTAAGTCCTCACTTGTTAACACAGTCTCATCCTTACAACTTTTTATGAGAAAAAGTAGCATAAACATTACAGTCAAACGACAACGACACCATAcgtagtttagactattgaTTATACTTAAAAAAATGTCAACGACACTCCCAACAACTAGAGAAGATATATGTATAAGTTTAAGTAGTAACATATAATTTTGAGTCCAAGAAAGAAGCATGAGAATGTCCCGTATCCGTAGTCGCATCCGCAACAAAATCAGCCTCCTTGACGATACATGTTTATATCATTGATTGGCCTATCTTTTAAtcacatgaaaaataaataaataactaaataaaatgtTTAGGATGGGGTTTCCGTTGGGCCGTAAAGCTGTGATATTAGAATCTGTTCATAGGGGGCGCGGCGGGGACCGCCCGCGAAGCAAAGGCCCGACAGAGTTAGTAACAGCGAGAAGATGACCCGTCATTTTCttgcatttataattatttagacccaacaataataataataataattcttttaattattatgcCTCAATTGTCCATCCACACACAATTTATTTACACAACTAGCAGAGCAGTAGCCTTCCTCCTAACTAGTCAACGTAGAGGGGGCGAGTCAAACTGACTCACTCAGTAAATTATTTACTGCTTGCTtggctttttttgtttttttattttatgtacgAGCAATACTGAGATAGGAAAATtgaacataaaatttttggaTGTATGGATAAATGCTCACAACTGTTTAAGATACAAGTTCTTTTTTAGTTGGTTTTTTTGGTGCAAAAACATTAGGCCTGACATTTGTGTCTACTTAGGGCCGTAGGCTACTCGGCTTTCCAACATCATCTCCCTTTTGCTGCTCTAAGAAGTTAAAGTGCTCTTGGAATATCATATGAGATTATGTTTAAATTGCTTTATTGCCTCCTAATTTTGATATGTTTGGGAGAAATCTATAATATGTCACAATCTAGTGATAATGATGTAattattgtgttttgtttattgataTTGTGATTACGTTCAAATAACAATGCTTTATTTTCCAACTAACATGATATTGTCCTGTTAAATTTTCTATCATGGTTGATTTTCAATGTAATTATACGTTGTGCACATCAAGTGTGACATAAGTTCGGAAATAAAAGTTGAAACTTTAAGCATTTTTTATCTTTgctaaaaagaacaaaagtttgGGAAACAAAAGGACAATGTTACACATAAAAATATGCCATACACATGACTTTTGTAGAAAAAACAATACCATAACTTTGATTCTTCGCATTCACATTTCATATTCCATCTTCAATAAATGTGATATTCACTTAATTTGATTAT
Above is a genomic segment from Prunus dulcis chromosome 7, ALMONDv2, whole genome shotgun sequence containing:
- the LOC117634678 gene encoding transcription factor bHLH48-like — its product is MDPTGATVPGSILPGPEFESLQFREEIHRLMAVPPENTSSFTALLELPPTQAMELLHLSPEANSTPTPVAISGEARVQHPFNSSLTFPTNPALIERAAKFSIFAGEGSPETSSIPSNSGADLEKVKTEPVETDSNPNSSQLTLDATKNNQRSSAKRKEREKKVKVSTKKSKSEIKEDANKVPYVHVRARRGQATDNHSLAERARREKINARMKLLQELVPGCNKISGTALVLDEIINHVQSLQHQVEFLSMRLAAVNPRIDFNLDSILAAESGSLMEANFANMVTTLMWPEVPINGNRQPYHQQWHFDTHQPGWGREEETHTFITPETSLISCDSSANSATLQTSHLKMEM